A window of Solea solea chromosome 18, fSolSol10.1, whole genome shotgun sequence contains these coding sequences:
- the LOC131444883 gene encoding uncharacterized protein C14orf132 encodes MDLSFMAAQIPVMTGAFMDSSPNDDYSGEHSLFNSSASVHAAASAASVHGQQDESQPMSSDAIWLWIAIVATIGNIVVVGVVYACTF; translated from the coding sequence ATCCCAGTCATGACGGGAGCTTTCATGGACTCCTCGCCCAACGACGACTACAGCGGCGAGCACTCGCTGTTCAACTCGTCCGCCAGCGTCCACGCCGCCGCCTCGGCCGCCTCGGTTCACGGGCAGCAGGACGAGTCGCAGCCCATGTCCAGCGACGCCATCTGGCTCTGGATCGCCATCGTTGCCACCATTGGAAACATCGTGGTGGTGGGCGTCGTCTACGCCTGCACTTTCTGA